The following are encoded together in the Clostridium sp. BJN0013 genome:
- a CDS encoding APC family permease: MLSKLGRLLIGRSLKTTELKSEKFNVLWGLPVLSSDAISSVAYAGEEILWVLIPVLGIMSYKYMFYSALCVVFLMILVTLSYRQTIDAYPQGGGSYIVAKDNLGTVSGLVAGASLTIGYILTVAVSTSAGTAAIISAIPSLSPHRVTIALLFIFIITIGNLRGVRESSKVFGTPTYIFMAVILCMIIFGIFKVKVLGYVPKPVYKIPEAVSDITLLLFIRAFSSGCTALTGIEAVSNGIPSFKEPSQKNARIVLELLALVVLVIFGGVSYLATLYHTVPNTEVTVVAQLASQIFGQNIMFYLVQITTTIILIMASNTAFTGLPLLLAFIAKDGFAPRQFAKRGKRLGYSNGIMMLSIISSILVIIFNGETHSLMPLYAVGVFVSFTLSQAGMFKRWIKLKSTGWRHKAVINGIGAVVTFATAVILGITKFLQGAWIVFILVPVLVYIMVEINEHYKKVAQQLKLAVNERPKEIDFTKQKRYVIVPIDALNRSFLKALNYARTISNNIIVFHVSIDDEATARLLSKWHEYDIGIPIVVKKSIYRSVVGPLVKFIESEEYAAGSKDTVTVVLPQFVVTKWWGNILHNQTALFIRTMLLRRRNIAIVTVPYIIFEDNEEGLKK; the protein is encoded by the coding sequence ATGTTATCTAAATTGGGAAGATTATTAATAGGCAGGAGTCTTAAAACTACAGAACTTAAATCCGAAAAGTTTAATGTGCTTTGGGGATTGCCTGTATTATCCAGTGATGCAATATCCTCTGTAGCCTATGCGGGAGAGGAAATACTATGGGTACTTATACCTGTTTTGGGCATAATGTCCTATAAATATATGTTTTATTCAGCACTATGTGTTGTGTTTTTAATGATATTAGTGACATTGTCTTATAGACAAACTATAGATGCCTATCCTCAAGGAGGAGGTTCTTATATTGTTGCAAAAGATAATTTAGGAACAGTGTCCGGACTTGTGGCAGGAGCATCTTTAACTATTGGATACATACTAACTGTAGCAGTAAGTACATCGGCAGGTACTGCTGCTATAATTTCCGCCATACCTTCTTTATCACCTCATAGAGTTACTATAGCTCTACTTTTTATATTTATTATAACCATAGGAAATCTTAGAGGCGTAAGGGAATCATCTAAAGTATTTGGAACTCCAACTTATATATTTATGGCTGTTATTTTGTGCATGATTATATTTGGAATATTTAAAGTAAAGGTGCTTGGTTATGTACCTAAACCGGTGTACAAAATACCTGAAGCTGTATCTGATATAACCCTATTATTATTTATAAGGGCCTTTTCTTCTGGATGTACGGCGCTGACTGGTATAGAAGCGGTAAGTAATGGTATACCTAGTTTTAAAGAGCCTTCACAGAAAAATGCCCGAATAGTTTTAGAACTTTTGGCTCTGGTAGTACTTGTAATATTTGGTGGGGTATCTTATTTAGCTACTCTTTATCATACAGTACCTAACACTGAAGTAACAGTAGTTGCCCAGCTTGCTTCTCAGATATTTGGCCAGAATATTATGTTTTATCTGGTTCAAATAACTACCACTATCATACTTATAATGGCCAGCAACACTGCTTTTACAGGACTACCATTATTACTGGCTTTTATAGCAAAAGATGGATTTGCACCTAGACAATTTGCCAAAAGAGGAAAGAGACTTGGGTATTCTAATGGAATTATGATGTTGAGTATAATATCCTCTATACTCGTTATTATATTTAATGGTGAAACCCATAGTCTGATGCCTTTGTATGCGGTGGGAGTATTTGTATCCTTTACCTTGTCTCAGGCAGGAATGTTTAAAAGATGGATAAAACTAAAAAGTACAGGCTGGAGGCATAAAGCGGTTATAAATGGTATAGGGGCAGTGGTTACTTTTGCTACAGCTGTTATATTAGGTATAACTAAATTCCTCCAGGGGGCCTGGATTGTCTTTATATTAGTACCTGTACTTGTTTATATTATGGTGGAAATAAATGAACATTATAAAAAGGTAGCTCAGCAGTTAAAGCTTGCAGTAAATGAGAGGCCTAAAGAAATAGATTTTACAAAACAGAAAAGGTATGTTATTGTTCCTATAGATGCTTTAAATAGGTCATTTTTAAAGGCTTTGAATTATGCCAGAACAATATCCAATAATATAATAGTTTTCCATGTTTCAATAGATGATGAGGCTACAGCCAGACTTTTATCAAAATGGCATGAATACGATATAGGTATACCCATAGTGGTGAAGAAATCTATTTATAGAAGTGTAGTTGGACCTCTAGTTAAATTTATAGAATCAGAAGAATACGCAGCAGGTTCTAAGGATACGGTAACAGTAGTACTTCCTCAATTCGTGGTTACCAAGTGGTGGGGAAATATATTGCATAATCAAACTGCATTATTTATTAGAACCATGCTGCTTAGGAGAAGAAATATAGCAATAGTTACGGTACCGTATATAATTTTTGAAGATAATGAAGAAGGTTTGAAGAAATAA